One genomic region from Thermoleptolyngbya sichuanensis A183 encodes:
- a CDS encoding response regulator transcription factor — protein MSGRLLLVDDEPGLRQAVQAYLEDSGFVVEVASNAREGWEKVQQLLPDLVISDIMMPQVDGYQFLKQLREDPRFETLPVVFLTARGMTSDRIQGYNAGCDAYLPKPFDPEELVAIVSSLLERRSAIARAGGDDEKTDLADIKEQIAQLRAMLSQKGTIAQTPAPIHLDFTPREQSVLELVAEGLMNKEIARRLDTSVRNVEKYVSRLFSKTGTNSRTELVRYALEHGLTK, from the coding sequence ATGAGCGGACGGCTGCTGCTGGTCGATGATGAACCTGGATTGCGCCAGGCTGTGCAGGCGTATCTGGAAGACAGCGGCTTTGTTGTAGAAGTCGCCAGCAACGCCCGCGAAGGCTGGGAAAAGGTTCAGCAGCTGTTACCCGATCTGGTCATTTCCGACATCATGATGCCCCAGGTCGATGGCTATCAGTTTCTCAAGCAACTGCGGGAAGATCCCCGCTTCGAGACGCTGCCCGTGGTGTTTTTGACAGCACGGGGCATGACCTCCGACCGAATTCAGGGCTACAACGCGGGCTGCGATGCCTATTTGCCCAAGCCGTTTGACCCAGAAGAACTGGTGGCCATCGTATCCAGCCTGCTGGAGCGTCGATCGGCGATCGCCCGTGCGGGTGGCGACGACGAAAAGACCGACCTGGCCGACATCAAAGAGCAAATCGCCCAACTGCGGGCCATGCTGTCGCAAAAAGGAACCATCGCCCAAACTCCCGCCCCGATTCACCTCGACTTTACGCCCCGCGAGCAGAGCGTCCTGGAACTGGTTGCCGAAGGGCTGATGAACAAAGAAATTGCTCGTCGCCTCGATACCAGCGTCCGCAATGTGGAGAAATACGTCAGCCGATTGTTTAGCAAAACGGGCACCAATAGCCGCACGGAACTGGTGCGCTATGCCCTGGAGCATGGCTTGACGAAATGA
- a CDS encoding AMP-binding protein, whose protein sequence is MANSDCLRNCLAACLHRPWLVGIDPAAFAQQVQTRQTAIREAISMGIIPALRSHIAHPLAPWETRPPATLLIAEPDPLNFLASLCAAILSECLEGWAIALGNPAWGVQEWYQLHHHLSPLVILTPTAPYPVLLLDPVQAPALPTSAGEGRTKNEEQKGRAAEPPDLLIPTGGSSGQLRFTHHTGDTLLAAVRGFRQFFQPELASGPVNCCCVLPLYHVSGLMQALRSAVSGGQLALHSFKALEAGDFPAIAPDRFFLSLVPTQLQRLLDSPAGVDWLRRVHTILLGGAPAWDDLLIQARQQGLRLAPTYGMTETASQIATQRPAEFLAGEPGCGRVLPHALVDIVDAAGTPLPAGEVGRIQIRAASLARGYWGAPDFGGQFATDDLGWLDGAGRLHIAGRSSDKIITGGENVFPAEVEAAIRATGLVQDVAVVGVGDRHWGEVVTALYVPANSQVSPTRLEAALQDKLSRFKQPKRWIAADGIPRSAQGKLNRRQLAEWVQTAQPPVGDGGCQKDLPFPETARNA, encoded by the coding sequence ATGGCAAACTCTGACTGCCTCCGCAATTGCCTAGCCGCCTGCCTGCATCGACCCTGGCTGGTTGGCATCGATCCTGCCGCCTTTGCCCAGCAGGTTCAGACCCGCCAGACGGCGATTCGCGAAGCGATCTCTATGGGAATCATCCCAGCGCTGCGGAGCCACATCGCCCACCCCCTAGCTCCCTGGGAAACGCGCCCCCCGGCGACGCTGCTGATTGCCGAACCCGACCCGCTGAACTTTCTGGCCAGCCTTTGTGCGGCAATTTTGTCGGAGTGCCTAGAGGGATGGGCGATCGCCCTCGGCAATCCCGCCTGGGGCGTGCAGGAATGGTATCAACTCCACCACCACCTGTCCCCTTTGGTCATTCTCACCCCCACCGCTCCCTATCCCGTGCTCCTTCTTGATCCGGTACAGGCTCCGGCTCTCCCTACTTCTGCGGGTGAGGGAAGAACGAAGAACGAAGAACAAAAAGGGAGGGCGGCAGAGCCTCCGGATCTCCTCATTCCTACAGGCGGCTCCTCTGGACAGCTTCGCTTTACTCACCATACGGGAGACACGCTTCTTGCCGCTGTCCGGGGCTTTCGCCAGTTTTTTCAGCCAGAACTCGCCAGCGGGCCGGTGAACTGCTGCTGTGTGCTACCGCTGTATCACGTCAGCGGGCTGATGCAGGCGTTGCGGAGCGCGGTGTCGGGTGGGCAACTGGCGCTGCATTCCTTCAAGGCGCTGGAAGCGGGAGACTTTCCGGCGATCGCCCCCGACCGTTTTTTCCTCTCCCTCGTCCCCACCCAGCTCCAGCGGCTGCTCGACTCGCCAGCGGGCGTAGACTGGCTGCGACGGGTTCACACGATCCTGCTGGGCGGTGCGCCGGCCTGGGACGACCTGCTCATCCAGGCACGACAGCAGGGCCTCCGCCTCGCCCCCACCTACGGCATGACCGAAACTGCCTCGCAAATTGCCACCCAGCGGCCAGCGGAATTTCTAGCGGGGGAACCGGGCTGCGGGCGGGTGCTGCCCCATGCGCTGGTGGACATTGTGGACGCAGCCGGAACGCCGCTGCCTGCGGGAGAAGTGGGGCGAATTCAAATTCGGGCGGCTTCGCTGGCGCGGGGCTATTGGGGAGCGCCAGATTTTGGCGGCCAGTTTGCGACCGATGATCTGGGCTGGCTGGATGGGGCAGGACGGCTGCACATTGCTGGCCGCAGCAGCGACAAGATTATCACGGGCGGCGAAAACGTGTTTCCCGCCGAGGTAGAGGCGGCGATTCGGGCGACGGGGCTGGTGCAGGATGTGGCGGTGGTGGGGGTGGGCGATCGCCACTGGGGGGAAGTGGTGACGGCGCTCTACGTTCCCGCCAATTCCCAGGTTTCTCCAACACGGCTGGAAGCTGCGCTGCAAGACAAGCTCAGCCGCTTCAAACAGCCCAAGCGCTGGATTGCCGCTGACGGGATTCCCCGCAGCGCCCAGGGCAAGCTGAACCGTCGCCAGCTTGCGGAATGGGTGCAAACCGCCCAGCCGCCAGTTGGCGATGGGGGCTGCCAAAAAGACCTGCCATTTCCTGAAACTGCGCGAAATGCGTAA
- a CDS encoding o-succinylbenzoate synthase, whose protein sequence is MGVRAEFREYRRAFRRPLMTAHGVWSERRGILVKLTDAAGRTGYGEIAPLPWFGSETLEAAIALCQSLPEFLDLADIRAIAPTLPAGQFGLESAWDSLMQHDPRKSDLPDWEPPHLSALLPAGEGAISAWKPLWDRGHRTFKQKIGVGELAAEQAAFAELVGQLPPRARLRLDANGGLDWDTACRWLEQCAVHPQVEFLEQPLAPSQFDAMLKLAERFPTSLALDESVATLAQLRTCWQRGWRGVVVIKAAIAGFPSQLRAFCQQHPVDIVWSSALETAVARRYIQAHLVQPENSGNRPDRALGYGVAHWFCDPAFEQDSAAALWQTLTASAIA, encoded by the coding sequence ATGGGCGTGCGGGCAGAATTTCGGGAGTATCGACGGGCATTTCGACGACCGCTCATGACTGCCCACGGAGTCTGGAGCGAGCGGCGGGGAATTTTGGTGAAGCTGACGGACGCAGCGGGGCGGACGGGGTACGGCGAGATTGCGCCCCTGCCCTGGTTTGGCAGCGAAACGCTGGAGGCGGCGATCGCCCTCTGCCAGTCGCTTCCCGAATTCCTGGATCTGGCGGATATCCGGGCGATCGCCCCCACGCTGCCAGCGGGCCAGTTTGGGCTGGAATCTGCCTGGGACTCGCTGATGCAGCATGACCCCAGAAAGTCTGACCTGCCCGACTGGGAGCCGCCCCACCTCAGCGCCCTGCTGCCTGCGGGGGAGGGGGCAATTTCTGCCTGGAAGCCGCTTTGGGATCGGGGACACCGCACCTTCAAGCAGAAAATCGGTGTGGGCGAGTTGGCAGCCGAACAGGCCGCATTTGCCGAACTGGTCGGGCAGCTTCCGCCCAGGGCAAGGCTGCGGCTGGATGCCAACGGCGGGCTGGATTGGGACACGGCCTGCCGCTGGTTGGAACAATGCGCGGTCCATCCCCAGGTAGAATTTTTGGAGCAGCCCCTCGCACCGTCCCAGTTTGACGCGATGCTGAAGCTGGCCGAGCGCTTTCCCACGTCCCTGGCGCTGGATGAGTCTGTTGCCACGCTGGCCCAGCTCCGCACCTGCTGGCAGCGGGGCTGGCGCGGGGTGGTGGTGATTAAAGCAGCGATCGCCGGGTTTCCCAGCCAGCTTCGCGCCTTTTGCCAGCAGCACCCAGTCGATATCGTCTGGTCGTCTGCGCTGGAAACTGCCGTGGCCCGCCGCTACATCCAGGCGCATCTGGTGCAACCAGAGAATTCGGGGAACCGACCCGATCGCGCTCTGGGGTATGGCGTGGCCCACTGGTTTTGCGACCCTGCGTTTGAGCAAGATTCCGCCGCCGCCCTATGGCAAACTCTGACTGCCTCCGCAATTGCCTAG
- the lexA gene encoding transcriptional repressor LexA — protein sequence MPTAKPPTAKRSTVRQSTRQSIPKPLTVKQQRCLDWVTGFIQQQGISPTYEEIRVGLSYRSKDPVRSLLNALCHKGYITRKPHKARAIQVVQSSQVNGAKTGRHRSAQPAPTLQLVPAEAMGTGSTVEAVPETSATSPWAALEQASPKSRSRRKLPQGIPLLGGIAAHSPKTTFVDEPEIYLPLELFPNLARRSPYDLSQLFALRVQGDSMIESHILDGDVILLRRNPDPASLKNGAIVAARVGDAATLKHYLRSETTVTLQPANAAYQPTVFDVEEVDVQGVYTGILVRGVV from the coding sequence ATGCCTACGGCCAAGCCACCCACCGCCAAACGGTCTACAGTCAGGCAATCCACCCGCCAGTCTATCCCCAAGCCGCTGACCGTCAAGCAGCAGCGATGCCTGGATTGGGTGACGGGATTCATCCAGCAGCAGGGCATTTCGCCAACCTATGAGGAAATTCGGGTCGGGCTGAGCTATCGCTCTAAAGACCCCGTGCGATCGCTCCTCAATGCTCTGTGCCACAAAGGCTACATTACCCGCAAGCCCCACAAAGCCCGCGCCATTCAGGTGGTTCAGTCGAGCCAGGTGAACGGGGCAAAAACCGGGCGACATCGCTCCGCACAGCCAGCGCCAACGCTCCAGCTTGTTCCCGCCGAGGCAATGGGCACGGGTTCGACCGTCGAGGCTGTGCCAGAGACATCCGCCACTTCTCCCTGGGCAGCGCTAGAGCAGGCTTCGCCCAAATCCAGGAGTCGGCGCAAGCTACCCCAGGGCATTCCCCTCCTAGGCGGCATCGCAGCCCACAGCCCCAAGACCACCTTTGTAGACGAGCCAGAAATTTATCTGCCGCTGGAACTGTTTCCTAACCTGGCGCGGCGATCGCCCTACGACTTGTCCCAGTTGTTTGCCCTGCGCGTTCAGGGCGACAGCATGATCGAATCCCACATTTTGGACGGCGACGTAATCTTGCTGCGGCGCAACCCAGACCCGGCTTCGCTGAAAAATGGGGCGATCGTTGCGGCCCGCGTAGGCGATGCAGCGACGCTGAAACACTACCTCCGATCGGAAACAACGGTAACACTCCAGCCCGCCAACGCCGCCTACCAGCCAACCGTGTTTGACGTGGAAGAAGTGGACGTACAGGGCGTGTATACCGGAATTTTGGTGCGCGGCGTGGTTTGA
- a CDS encoding VOC family protein, with product MLTRFLHAALLVSDLDKAEQFYGTVLGLTKIDRPLKYPGAWYQLGEVQIHLMADPRTQVSLTEAEKWGWNPHLAIATPDLDAMKTRLVEHGYPVQMSASGRPALFTRDPDGNVLEIGQV from the coding sequence ATGCTGACTCGATTCTTGCACGCGGCGCTGTTGGTGTCGGATTTGGACAAAGCAGAACAGTTCTATGGCACCGTGCTGGGATTGACCAAAATCGATCGACCCTTGAAATATCCCGGAGCCTGGTATCAGCTAGGCGAGGTGCAGATTCACCTGATGGCCGATCCGCGCACTCAGGTCTCGCTGACGGAGGCGGAAAAGTGGGGCTGGAATCCCCATTTGGCGATCGCCACTCCTGACCTGGATGCCATGAAAACGCGGCTGGTTGAACATGGCTATCCCGTGCAGATGAGCGCATCGGGTCGTCCCGCCCTGTTTACCCGCGACCCGGACGGCAACGTGCTGGAGATTGGGCAGGTCTAG
- a CDS encoding urease accessory protein UreD, which produces MGADGAGWQGRLELDFVARAGGTQLGRSFVQAPMKVQRPFFPEGDRVCHVVTLHTAGGVVGGDRLSAKIHLAPKAHALCTTATAGKIYRSNGQVAEQATHIHIAAGGYLEWLPQETIVFDGADYRQRLRVDLDEDALWLGWEMTRLGRTARGEGFASGQWRSHTEVWKDGRLLWVDPQQILGGAAPLSSPHGLNHCPVVASFAILGQPVAQLSADLLPQTRQFIPTAASSSPLPFLQYAATRLQSGLLYRYRGHSTLEARRWFIQIWHLLRPALVDRPGYLPRVW; this is translated from the coding sequence ATGGGAGCGGACGGGGCGGGCTGGCAGGGGCGCTTGGAACTGGATTTTGTGGCGCGGGCGGGCGGAACGCAGCTTGGCCGCAGCTTTGTGCAGGCTCCGATGAAGGTGCAGCGGCCGTTCTTCCCAGAGGGCGATCGCGTCTGTCATGTGGTCACGCTGCACACGGCGGGTGGTGTGGTGGGGGGCGATCGCCTATCCGCGAAAATTCACCTGGCCCCCAAAGCCCATGCCCTTTGCACCACGGCCACCGCAGGCAAGATTTACCGCAGCAACGGCCAGGTCGCCGAGCAAGCAACCCACATCCACATTGCAGCAGGCGGCTATTTAGAATGGCTGCCCCAGGAAACCATCGTGTTCGACGGGGCTGACTATCGGCAGCGGCTGCGGGTAGATCTAGACGAAGACGCACTGTGGCTAGGCTGGGAGATGACTCGGCTGGGACGCACGGCGCGGGGCGAAGGGTTTGCTAGCGGCCAATGGCGATCGCACACCGAAGTCTGGAAAGACGGCAGACTGCTCTGGGTCGATCCGCAGCAGATCCTCGGCGGAGCTGCCCCGCTGAGCAGTCCCCACGGACTGAACCATTGCCCCGTCGTCGCCAGTTTCGCCATCCTCGGCCAGCCCGTTGCTCAACTTTCTGCCGATCTGCTCCCCCAAACCCGCCAATTCATCCCTACCGCAGCTTCCTCTAGCCCCCTCCCATTCCTCCAATACGCCGCTACCCGCCTCCAATCCGGCCTCCTCTACCGCTATCGCGGCCACTCCACCCTAGAGGCCCGCCGCTGGTTTATTCAGATCTGGCATCTGCTGCGGCCGGCGCTGGTCGATCGGCCCGGATATCTTCCCCGCGTCTGGTAA
- a CDS encoding ComEC/Rec2 family competence protein, protein MNAAGGAMLCLAYGLGLLLTGVSVQVWGISAGAIALPGLGLLAGAIAPRLWRTGPSATVWIIAGWVGLLAALYFQVRLPRPAETDISALLSNPDAAAEQTNLAVTVHGFIDTPPKQTRSGKLQLELVPFQVQQMDEANQPIRAAAVSGRLYVTLPLKLKTGLHPGQMLTVSGSLYRPKPASNPGGFDFRQYLAQRGMFAGLAGKTVDFPATEGRFREQWMWRRSLSSRLQQALWQVRQRIVRSQAAGLTVKAAPKKPKEPKEPDERPAALVSAMLLGKGAVDVPFDLRDSFANAGLAHALAASGFQVSLLIGILLSLTRSLPSQISFALSAAALLGYIGLTGLEPSVARAGVMGLAVLVAITLGRKVNPLHSLLLAATLLLLVNPIWIWDLGFQLSVLATLGLLVTAPVLTKWLDWLPSAIAPLVAVPLAAFVWTLPLQLHVFGVVSPYSLPLNILTAPVITGISLGSGLSALAALVVPAVGSAIAQLLLWPTQLLIALVEFANQLPGNAYAAGAIAPSQVVALYAIYLLVWGVAALHRRWWVAAIVCLGLVAIPTGTAVMSRLAVTVLDTADEPMLIVQHRSRVGLIGSFSPQDVQFTVLPFLRQQGVNRVTWAIAPDLTECHTEGWMQLAQHLPIQSFYFSSGACEPSETPKPPDKQQLIQQLQAGGGRIYTLPLDQAVQLGDVAVRQVNQDPLALRFQIGDQIWLLLRESKTVPLELVLPRLATLTSVLWWDGIKLDAQALSTIRPQQAIATRPPSEAAEAWFRSQTVPLHVVAQQGAIQWTPKTGFRAIAPVD, encoded by the coding sequence ATGAATGCAGCGGGCGGCGCAATGCTGTGCCTGGCCTACGGGCTGGGCCTGCTTTTGACCGGGGTTTCGGTGCAGGTATGGGGCATCTCAGCGGGGGCGATCGCCCTCCCTGGGTTGGGATTGCTGGCAGGGGCGATCGCGCCTCGCCTCTGGCGGACGGGGCCTTCCGCCACGGTCTGGATAATAGCAGGATGGGTCGGACTGTTGGCAGCGCTTTACTTTCAGGTGCGCCTGCCCAGACCTGCGGAAACTGACATTAGCGCTCTGCTGAGCAACCCCGACGCAGCAGCCGAGCAGACTAACTTAGCCGTAACGGTGCATGGCTTCATCGACACGCCGCCAAAGCAAACCCGCAGCGGCAAGCTCCAGCTAGAGCTAGTGCCGTTTCAGGTGCAGCAGATGGACGAGGCCAACCAACCCATTCGCGCTGCGGCGGTGTCTGGGCGGCTGTATGTAACGCTGCCGCTGAAGCTGAAGACCGGCCTGCATCCGGGGCAAATGCTCACGGTGTCGGGGTCGCTGTATCGCCCCAAGCCCGCCAGCAACCCCGGCGGCTTCGATTTCCGGCAATACTTGGCACAGCGCGGTATGTTTGCAGGACTGGCGGGTAAAACCGTTGATTTTCCGGCAACAGAGGGGCGGTTTCGGGAACAGTGGATGTGGAGGCGATCGCTCTCTTCCCGGCTTCAGCAAGCGCTGTGGCAGGTGCGGCAGCGCATCGTGCGATCGCAGGCAGCGGGTCTAACCGTGAAAGCTGCCCCCAAAAAACCTAAAGAACCTAAAGAACCTGACGAGCGACCGGCGGCCCTGGTCAGCGCTATGCTGTTGGGCAAGGGGGCCGTAGACGTACCCTTTGACCTGCGCGACAGCTTTGCCAATGCGGGATTGGCCCACGCGCTGGCGGCATCGGGCTTTCAGGTATCGCTGCTGATCGGTATTTTGCTCAGCCTGACGCGATCGCTCCCGTCCCAGATCAGCTTTGCGCTCTCGGCGGCGGCGCTGCTGGGCTATATCGGCCTAACGGGGCTGGAGCCGTCGGTGGCGCGGGCGGGCGTGATGGGTCTGGCGGTGCTGGTGGCGATCACGCTGGGGCGCAAGGTCAACCCGCTCCACTCGCTGCTGCTGGCGGCGACGCTGCTGCTGCTGGTGAATCCGATCTGGATTTGGGATTTGGGCTTTCAGCTCAGCGTGCTGGCGACGCTGGGGCTGCTGGTGACGGCTCCCGTGCTGACGAAATGGCTGGACTGGCTGCCCAGCGCGATCGCCCCGCTGGTGGCCGTGCCTCTCGCCGCCTTCGTGTGGACGCTTCCGCTGCAACTGCACGTCTTCGGCGTGGTGTCGCCCTACAGCCTGCCGCTCAATATCCTGACTGCGCCGGTGATTACGGGCATCAGCCTGGGCAGCGGCCTCAGTGCGCTGGCGGCGCTGGTTGTGCCTGCGGTGGGCAGCGCGATCGCCCAGTTGCTCCTGTGGCCAACCCAGTTGTTGATCGCGCTGGTGGAATTTGCCAACCAGCTTCCGGGCAATGCCTATGCAGCGGGGGCGATCGCGCCCAGTCAGGTGGTCGCGCTGTATGCCATCTACCTGCTGGTGTGGGGCGTGGCGGCGCTACATCGGCGCTGGTGGGTGGCGGCGATCGTGTGTCTTGGGCTGGTGGCCATTCCGACGGGGACGGCGGTGATGTCGCGGCTGGCGGTGACCGTGCTAGACACGGCCGACGAGCCGATGCTGATCGTGCAGCACCGCAGCCGCGTGGGGCTAATCGGCAGCTTCAGCCCCCAGGACGTGCAGTTCACCGTGCTGCCCTTTTTGCGACAGCAGGGGGTGAACCGGGTGACCTGGGCGATCGCCCCCGACCTCACCGAATGCCACACAGAAGGCTGGATGCAGCTTGCACAACATCTACCGATTCAGTCTTTCTATTTTTCTTCTGGAGCATGTGAACCCTCTGAAACCCCAAAGCCCCCCGACAAACAGCAACTCATTCAGCAACTCCAGGCGGGGGGCGGCCGGATTTACACATTGCCGCTGGATCAGGCGGTGCAGCTTGGCGATGTGGCGGTGCGGCAGGTGAATCAAGACCCCTTAGCGCTGCGATTTCAGATTGGTGACCAAATCTGGCTGCTGCTGCGCGAGTCGAAAACCGTGCCTTTGGAACTTGTGCTGCCACGACTGGCGACCCTGACCAGCGTGCTGTGGTGGGACGGAATAAAGCTGGATGCCCAAGCGCTCAGCACGATTCGCCCCCAGCAGGCGATCGCCACTCGCCCGCCCAGCGAAGCCGCAGAAGCCTGGTTCCGCAGCCAAACCGTTCCCCTGCATGTGGTCGCTCAGCAGGGCGCAATTCAGTGGACTCCAAAAACAGGGTTTCGGGCGATCGCCCCCGTCGATTAG
- a CDS encoding polyamine ABC transporter substrate-binding protein: MTQPNRPIAPFSRKTRRQFLQGAGAALSAVALASCRGGYSNVQGGAGGSDTLRIYTWSNYIDDELLSQFQEQTGVRAIADVFDSNETMLAKVQAGGGNEYSIIYPSDYMVEQMRELNLLAELDKSKITGAENLLPQFQDPPYDPGNQFSIPAVWGTTGLVYNRTQLNPSPQDWDYLWDNQSKLARRVTLFNDVREVMGATLKSLGYSYNSTNPKELEAAFRQLQKLKPAIANFTTDGWRDQMLTGDLAIAMAYSSDALQVSEENPDIQYLIPASGSSLWTDTMVIPAAAPNPDAAYAWINFLLEPDVLAQASERLRFATANQAAIDLLPNALKSNPNLYPNQAALQKCERISPIGDATELYDQYWTQLTSL; this comes from the coding sequence ATGACTCAGCCCAATCGGCCAATCGCTCCGTTTAGCCGCAAAACCCGTCGGCAGTTTCTTCAGGGGGCAGGCGCGGCCCTGTCAGCCGTGGCGCTGGCGAGCTGTCGGGGCGGCTATAGCAACGTGCAGGGCGGCGCGGGCGGCAGTGATACGCTGCGGATTTATACCTGGTCAAACTATATTGACGACGAGCTACTGAGCCAGTTTCAGGAGCAGACAGGCGTGCGGGCGATCGCCGATGTGTTCGACTCCAACGAAACCATGCTGGCGAAGGTGCAGGCCGGCGGCGGCAACGAGTACAGCATCATCTACCCCTCCGACTATATGGTGGAGCAGATGAGGGAACTGAACCTGCTGGCAGAACTGGACAAAAGCAAAATCACCGGAGCCGAAAACCTGCTGCCCCAGTTCCAAGACCCGCCCTACGACCCCGGCAATCAGTTCAGCATTCCCGCCGTGTGGGGTACGACCGGCCTAGTTTACAACCGCACCCAGCTAAACCCCTCGCCGCAGGACTGGGACTATCTCTGGGATAATCAGAGCAAGCTAGCGCGACGGGTGACGCTGTTTAACGACGTGCGCGAGGTGATGGGCGCAACGCTGAAGTCGCTGGGCTATTCCTATAACTCCACCAACCCAAAGGAACTGGAGGCGGCGTTCCGGCAGTTGCAAAAGCTCAAGCCTGCGATCGCCAACTTTACCACCGACGGCTGGCGCGATCAGATGTTGACGGGCGACTTGGCGATCGCCATGGCCTATTCCTCCGACGCGCTCCAGGTGTCCGAAGAAAATCCCGACATCCAATACCTGATTCCTGCCAGCGGCTCGTCCCTGTGGACCGATACGATGGTAATTCCGGCGGCTGCCCCCAACCCCGATGCGGCCTATGCCTGGATTAACTTCTTGCTGGAGCCAGATGTGCTGGCACAGGCATCGGAGCGGCTGAGGTTCGCCACGGCAAACCAGGCGGCGATCGACCTCCTGCCCAACGCCCTCAAGTCCAATCCCAACCTCTATCCCAACCAGGCAGCGCTGCAAAAATGTGAGCGCATTTCCCCGATCGGCGACGCGACGGAACTCTACGACCAGTATTGGACGCAGCTCACCAGCCTATAG
- a CDS encoding YdcF family protein has product MFELLTRILLWLLIGTILWYVFSKFIPRVYLTWLGGIILFAFVILAFIDPTNRTVGTVWSVLSLPLKPLGLVFFLLLSSLKKGAKSVDGNLVLAAVLVLLLTSTPIVAYWLTSQAARTLAYSPAVQRPVDFNPASVKAIVVLGDSNDPADPAYRSRTQVSSDRDGFTNVLASRLFFAARVYRGELEQGRNPLVIVSLGSQLGLNASQEARAIAIQTVQGILTSAGVQGDRIVIDTEGTDLYSNAVAIERILTPLGYQKETDSLLLVVPLLNVSRARATFASRGLRTLGLPTDQFLFQLDDRRLIASVADLVPNVDALALTTRVVDEYLSSVYYFMRGWLVSPI; this is encoded by the coding sequence ATGTTTGAACTGCTCACCCGAATTCTGCTCTGGCTGCTAATTGGCACGATCCTCTGGTACGTGTTCAGCAAGTTTATTCCCAGGGTCTATCTGACGTGGCTAGGCGGCATTATCCTGTTTGCCTTCGTCATTCTGGCGTTCATTGACCCTACCAATCGCACCGTGGGCACGGTCTGGAGCGTGCTGTCGCTGCCGCTAAAACCGCTGGGTCTGGTGTTCTTCCTGCTGCTAAGTTCGCTGAAAAAAGGGGCCAAAAGCGTGGATGGCAATTTGGTGCTGGCGGCGGTGCTGGTGCTGCTGCTGACGAGTACGCCGATTGTGGCCTACTGGCTGACCTCGCAGGCGGCCCGCACGCTGGCCTATAGCCCAGCGGTGCAGCGGCCGGTGGACTTTAACCCGGCATCCGTCAAGGCAATCGTGGTGCTAGGCGACAGCAATGACCCGGCCGACCCGGCCTACCGCAGCCGCACCCAGGTCAGCAGCGATCGCGACGGGTTTACCAACGTGCTGGCCTCGCGGCTCTTCTTTGCGGCTCGCGTCTATCGGGGTGAGTTGGAACAGGGCCGAAACCCGCTGGTCATCGTCAGCCTGGGGTCGCAACTGGGGCTGAATGCGTCGCAAGAGGCGCGGGCGATCGCCATTCAGACGGTGCAGGGAATTTTGACCAGCGCGGGCGTGCAGGGCGATCGCATCGTAATCGACACCGAAGGCACGGATCTCTACAGCAACGCGGTGGCTATCGAGCGCATCCTGACCCCCCTGGGCTACCAAAAAGAAACCGACAGCCTGCTGCTGGTGGTGCCCTTGCTCAACGTCAGCCGCGCCCGCGCCACCTTTGCCAGTCGCGGTCTGCGAACCCTGGGACTGCCCACCGACCAATTCCTGTTTCAACTGGACGATCGCCGTCTGATTGCCAGCGTCGCCGACCTGGTGCCCAATGTAGACGCGCTGGCGCTAACGACCCGCGTGGTAGACGAATATTTGTCTTCGGTTTACTACTTTATGCGCGGCTGGCTGGTCAGCCCTATTTAG